The genomic interval CTCGCACAGAGATCAGGCTTTTCCCCCAGCAAATCAGCACCGCTGCTGCCAAATGCAAAGCCAAGCAATCACTCTGAACTTTGCTCCAACGGAACACCCTCACGCGTAAGCTGGTTTCACACAAGGCTGATGGAACCGTTTTCAACCCTGTAGCACAAAGCGTCACTGCCTGCAGAAGCTCAGGGTTGCTGCCGCCTTCTAAGCTGCCTGCACTCTGCCCGTGCCCCTTCAGGGCCCATAGAGGCAGCCAGTGTGATTTACACGAGGACAAGAGACACTGGCAGCCCTTCCAcaaagagaatcagaagaagcaaagcaaagggaCCGAGAGGAGTGAAGACACCAGTGCGGTCTGGAGGGCTCCCGAGGGCAGTGGCTCGTTGTCGCGCAGCCCGATGCTCAGGAACAGTCATTTCAAACACGCGATCGCTCCGAGGGTGGGACTTCCAGGGGACTCAGTCAGAGCAACGGCAGATTTACCACTGAAATCAAACCTAAAGAAAGCATTTGGCTTTGGAAGTTTGAGAGTTGTTGTTTAATCCCGAGACAGCGCAGCTGAGTGAGTTTAGAATTtaagttacaaaaaaagaaagcactagAAAATAATCTTGATACAAGAGCAATAATCAGCTGAGGTTCCCCACCCTGCATGGGGAATCCTGCTCCACAATCcgcccagcacagctgggatgCTGCCAAGGCATTGCTTGTTCCCAGCACACGCTGGGATGGCAAACTGTCCTGGATGAAAGTTATGTGGGGGAATCCCCAGACGTGGGAGTTAAGATGCTGCCACCAGTTCTGGTTTTGGCCTGTTCTTGACGGGTGACgcttctgtggaagaaaaaagaaacttgttACAGAAACAGGGAATGCAAATAATCTCCAGTCATCTCCTACAGAAGAACTAGGACTCGTAATCCACTTCTCTGTAGAGTAACAGCTTGCACAGCACCTGGAAAGTCAATGGACTAATAAAAGTTCATTATAAATAATTCCACCTATCAAGTATGCCCCTCTTTTTCACAGCACTTGAAGaattaaaacagtttcagaATGTACCCAACACAACCTTAGTAAGCCACCAGCCCACAGATCTAGGGCAGTGAGTGATTTCTTGGAGGGCAGTGGGCAGACAAGCTTTTGCCCGCACCCCTTCGATCTGACAACATGAGTCTAAATGAGGCTCAATCAGCTGCACGCAGCAGGGGCAGCTTGTATTTTGTTTGGTCATCCTGCTGCCAACGTGCAGATCAGATAACATCTGATCCATGTTTACTAGTAAACGAGCACTAAAAAGAAACCAGCCCTGTTCCCCACATCCCAGATTTCTCCTGGGCAGATTCCACAGAGACAAAATGGCCTCTTACAGCTCCTGGTTTCCACCAGCACGGATGTCAAGCTTCTGTGACTGACGGTTCAGTGTTCTGCTGCCCCAGGAGACACACTCTTGACCAGTTTGCTTTCTGGCACCCAGCTGAGTCCAGCTCTATCTCACTGTTTGTCTCCAAGGGCAGGCTCCACCTTCAGTTCTTCAGCATGGACAGACACCTGGTAACGTTCTGTGAAGACTTCGTCCTCACCCGGCCAACAGTGCCCATTTGGTCATTCTGCTTCATGAGCTCTCTCCCACTTCCCTCTTCACACCCAGCTGCACAAATCCCTGCCACTGAGGTTTTGGATCGCTCAGGAGCAAACACGCATGTAACAACAGTTGTGAGGAGTTTGCACCCTGACAGTCGTGGAACTGTGGGACTCCAGCGCTCCTCATCCAGCTGGTTCAAAATTATCACTGTTACCTGAAGCAAGGTCACAAGAGTACGAGTCTTCACGAGCCTCAGTGAAATCCAGTTTTATGCAGTGTGAATGCCAATATCCGTGGCCACAAAACATTGTTCCTGCCTAGCAGCACGTTGCAACAACGTGCAGGGGACCAGTTTGAGTGTCGTGTGAGAAAGTCTTGCCTGGGTCAAGCAGAGAGCCAAGGAAGGAGTTCCTCATGGAGTTTCACAATGGAACATACACTGGATATTTCAAGGCAGCTGGTAGTCTCACAGCAGGTACAAAGCATGACTTAAGAACAGCAGATGTAACAAAAAGGAACTCTTCAAGAGGAATGACTAGATGCCAACTGAACAAAGAGACTAGAGCCTTGGGTCCTCTTACAGTAAAGGGTCAGCTGGATTTGTCAGAACCATGTGAGGGAAGCTTGCGTAGCCCAGATCAACAGGGCTTTAAGCCAGGAAGTTTATATTCCTTCACATTTGCTAGGACAATACTTACAATACGAGAGAGTCTCAGACTATTGCATGGAACTGAGCAGTACAAGAAGCCAAAGCTGCAGAGCATATAGAGAAAGCGTACCTGGGATCTTCTCTGGGAGTGGCTCAGAAGGAACTTCTGGAAGCTCCATCTGTTCCTGCAAGAACATTAAAGACAACACATGACACATACCCCCCATACCAGGCAGCGGTCACAGACCCCTGCACCACAGTTTTGTGCAAAGACTGTGTGGGAACAGAGTAATAACTTAAGAGATTTCACATACAAACTGACATCTGCCTCCAGAACTGCAGGAAGGGTTATGGGCTTCAGTGCTGCCCAGTAAATGAgtacaaggcttttttttttttttttgctttttttttttccattattaaatGAGACTTAATAGGACCCTGTATTAGCTATGAGTCTCCCCAGATCAATGCTACTTGCAGAGCCTCTCCACCTCAATCTCCACTGGCTGCACATTTCCTACAGTGGAGCCAAGCCGAGCCAGTGTTTGGAAGAGCCACAGGCACCACAGAGATGGGTGGGGACGATAACACACACTGAATGCTGTTATCTGAGCATTACCCAGGACTTCCAAGATCTTCATCTGGTGAAGTGGAACAGATACCCAATAAGAACAGAGATCAACTGACTGTAACAGACAGCAAATAAAGTATAACCCTTAAAAGCATCCCATTTTTAAATGGCCTCTGCATGTGGAGCAATTAGCTTGGTCTTTGATGATGCAATAATTGGGCATAAACAGGTATAACTGAGATCTCTGGCAGAATAAGATAAACTATTGCGAATGGGAAAAAGATACTTTCTCCCCTATTACAAACAGCTTCCGGAAAATGTAGATTTAAAGTCATTACAAGAACATCAGTCCTACCTGAGTAATAGCGTTTAATTCTTCTAGAATGGcatcttcatcttcctcagtcAGGCTGCCAGCCAGTATCTCATCTATTTGCtgtgaaagagaggaaaagacatATTCCAGTCAACACGGCGTAGCAGAAGCAGCTCTATGGCTTGCAGCATGGTACGTGCACACGGGAGAGCAACGTAAACATGGGGTGAAGGGGTACTCCGAAAAACTAACAGAGCTTATTTTTCTGCAGGCAACTGAGATTTAATTCCCAATCTGATTACCTCTTAAATAAGGCTGGGAACACAATGCACATCAGAGAAACTCTGTATGGCAGGCGGTCTCTGCTCACAACTACTCACGCACACAGTACGTACCCTCTGGTACTCCACAGCATCTTGGGTTTCGCCTATTATTCTTTCTACTTCTTCTATTGACATAACCTGAAGAAAAGAGCCAAAACCCATGCATGAGTGAGGTCCGCAGGGAGACAGCTACGAACAGCCAGGACTCTGCCTAGTCCAAGGCAAAAGTGCGCTCAGCTGACTTGGTCACACATACCTGGTGCATTTTGTTCAGACATTCATTGCCTATTTTCAGACCCTCGATGACCTTCATTTCGATCTGGGTGAATTCAATATCCTGGAcctgaaacagaaaggagaaggggaaacatCAAAGGCTGTCACGTTCCCATCGTTAGCCAGATACTGCCAAGATCCTCAGAGAAACTGCAAGGAGAAATCAGCCAAGAGCCCTTTCTCTAGTGAACAGAGGATTAAATTATACCAGTAGTAAgaaacatgcacacaaaaagCCTTAGCACAGGCAGCTGCAAAAGCATATCCAACAGCCCTTTAGCTGATGTTCGAGCTGCCAGTCTAAGCTGAGGCCATAGTTTCCACAGCCACCCCAGAACAAACACATCCATTTCTGAAATCAAGGTACTGAGGCAAGCCCGAGGAAGTTTCTATGGCAGCTGTCCACCCTGTGACTAAAGttttactaatttaaaaaacacGTATTTAATACGTACCCTGCACTACAGACTCAAAACATACTCACCACTTGGTTCTCTAGGGAAGAGTCACAGCATATGTATGATTTCAGAAACGTCTGCCCTTCAGAGGACTAAACCCTCGTTAGGGCTTGACAGTTAAAATGTAATTCCACACAATCAAAAGGAACACCCACCCCAGAAAAAAGACTTATACCAAGTGCACACAGCGGGCCGCTCGCAGCCTACAGCAACTGATTCTCACTTACCATCCGCTCCAAGTTGCTGATTTGGTTTTCCGTTTTATCTAGAAGTTGCTCTTGGTAACGCTTCTTCTTTAGCAAGAGCATggcttttctgaaggaaaataggAGGAGGAAAACTCAGCACAGATGAAAGCAAATAAGCCTAAAAGAATCACACCAAAGCCgtatttgttttgtgctttttccaagagaggaaaaaatcatgTGTAAATTAAATGACAACTCTGAACTGCTCCTGTTAAGAATAAGGAAGAGCAAATTAATCATAAATTTGCTAATCTGGTGCCTGAAAATTTAGGTATATTTGCTGTGGATTAGGAGTTCACTGAGCCAGCTGTGCTGTAACAATGCAAAACAAAGTCCTTGCACAAAAGGCTTGTGACACACACTCAAAACAAGACATAAGAGGCGGCCACTGACACTTTGCAGTAAAGAAAGAGAACCACTTTTTGAAGACCTGTTTTAACAGCACCCATGGAACGCAGGCAGTCTCTCTTGGCTGTCAGTACAaaactttaaacaaaacttcctttctgaaaggaGAACCTGGAACTATCTCCACTACATTCAGtaacttttcctttccaggaaAACGGCCCTTTATTTTGCACTGAGGcttcctgctcctgccagaCCCTCGCACCCCCCGGGTGGAGGTACCACCCCCCCACTCactcttttttgccttctttcagcAGTTGCCTGGCCAGGGCTCGCTCTCTCTCCAGGTTCAGACTTATCCGCTTCTGATACTGCTTCAGCTTGTCTCGCTGCTGCTTCAGTTGctaaaggagagggaaggagggatggatggatggacaggcAGGCAGACAGACCCCCCCCAGTCACAAGTCGAGCCCTGATGGTTCCAGCaacccccccccggcccctccgaCCCCCCCGCCGGCTCACACAGGCCCGCTCTCTTCCCCGCCGCGTACCGGCAGCACAAACACCGGGGATAtcgcagcagccgccgccgttAGACCCCACACgagcccccccccaaccccttcGTGCGCCCTCCGCACCGCGGGGACCCGGCTAATCGCCCACCCGCGGTGCCAAGGCCGGGCAGGGCGGCGGCCCGCCCGGGAACAGCGGCTCTGCCGTTCCCTGCGCCGGCGCTGACCGAGCCGGGCCCGGCCTTCCCCGCGGCACCGGCCTAgcaccggggccgggggggctccCCCACGCCCCACgccccccgccgggccgggcccgccgccgcgctcACCAGCACCGCCTTGTCCTGCTCGGTAACGCGGCTCCGCCGCTTTCGCCCGAAGAGGTTCCCCAtggcccccgccgccgcctcctgccccgggcggcgcggccgccccgctccgATCCCGCCCCTCGACGGCGGCcgcgcggggcccggcccggcagAAGGCGAAGGCGAACGCGGTGCAGGGGCGGGGAAGCGCCGCCGGGGGGAGCTGTGGGGGCGCgcgggaaggggcgggggggctgtGAGGAGGGGGGCTACGGGGGTgtaggggagggaggggggctATGGGGGGTgtaggggagggaggggacggGTCGGTgcaggggccggggggcggTTGGGCAGAGGATGGGGCACCGGGGGCTCTGCGGGAGGTGGgagggggcggtgggggggtggtggtggtggtgatggagACCCCCGTCCCCACCTGCCGCTGCAGGGATGTCCCTGCATCCCCATGTCCCTGCGTCCCCATGTCCCTCTGTCCCCGTGTCCCTGCATCACTGCATCCCCATGTTcctgtgtccccatgtccctctgtccctgcattcccatgtccccatgtccccgtGTCCCTGCATCCCCATATCCCcatgtccccgtgtccccatgtccctgcatccccatgtccctgtgtccctgcatccccatgtccccatgtccccatgtccctgcaTCCCCATGTTcctgtgtccccatgtccctgtaTCCCCACATCCCcatgtccccgtgtccccatgtccccatgtccctgcatccccacagtgtccccatgtccctgcatccccacatccccatgtccctgtgtccccatgtGTCCACGTCCCTGCACAGGAGAGGCTCTGGCACTGCCCGCAGGTTTGGGGTCCCTGGGGGCGGTTGGGCAGGAGAAGCGAACGTGGCCCCACCACAAACGGCCTgatggcggggaggggggacgcAGCTGGGGGCCGGGACAGGCCACGGTGGTGGCCGTGGCTGTCACTTCAGCTTTATTATGCCCACAGCGAGGGGTGCACCGGGTCTTTCTCCCCGAGGGGTGGGAGTCTTGCCCCGCGCTGCTCCCGTGTCCAGAGCCATTCCCACTCTCCCTTCCCATCTTGTTCCGCAGCTCAACCACAACCCGCTTGCAGGGGTTTGCCCAGAGGAAGAGCCTGCAGTACGGCACTCCCCAACGGGATCAAAGCTCACTTAAACAATTTGGGTCTGTGAGGCAACGTGCCAGAAAATgccactttttttctctgccatggTTTTGCTCTGGACCACCCAACTGCTCGTTTTGTGCCACCCTGCATCCCTAATTTTGGTTTCGCCTCTGGAGAAGCTGATTAGAGACCGGCCCTTGTGtccacactgctgctgcaaacGCAATGctgtcctgcagagcagcagctgggtcAAGGTGAAAAACAGTAGAAATAAAACCACGTGGAAGGTGGTTGCCGGTGCCATGGCCCCAGCGATGCTGAGCCTTCAGATGCCGTGTGCCATTTAAGCCCACCGGTGTCCATGCAGACACCCAGTGCTGCCGTGGCCGTCACCCCGAGGGGCAGCGGGGACAGGACCCAGCTCTCGGTGGCTTTGATGGTCGCCCCAACAGCTCCTCCTGCCCGCCCTTCCCCGCTCCTGAAGTCCCTGCCCTCTGGGTCCAGCTGGGAGAGACCCCCGACCCTCCTGTTCTTTCACTGTGGACACTGGAACGTGCAGCACTGGTGGGGATTCGGTGTCTCAGCCGGGACCCAGCAGGACTGCAGGAGCATCGGTCACCATGCTGGTGGAAGGGACACCCCAGGAAAGGGACGGGATGGTGATACGCAGGCCCTCAGGACAAGGACAACACTGactatttcagtttatttgctTGGAGAGAGCTGgctctgggctgcaggcagtgcACAAGAGCTGGACGGGGGGCTCAGACCCACACGCACgttcctgcagagctgtgaagtAGAAACATCACGTTTCTGCTCAGCCTCAGCAGCAGTGACCTGGCTTGTACAAGTGTCTTTTGCCCAGGATCTCCACCCATAACCAGCCTCTTCTCTGCAGGGAAACGGCCCAGAACCACACAGCCTGACACCTAAAATTTAACTTGGTTCCTTCCGGGGCTgtagctgtgtcccctcccctCTTCTGCCCCAGGAAATAATCCTCAGACGGGGAAgtgtttctgcatttattttttattaaccatttatttgtttgtaattGTTTTACTCTCACATTACAATcgtgtggtttttttatatttttttatttttgtaaaataaatagagaTAAGTGAACTTTTAGGTAGGATGCTCTCCAGATCCTTGGTTAAACTTCATGATTGAATCTCTGCATCAGACCTGTGAAAATACAGCCCACACACGCACACGCTTAGATGAAAGCTAAACAGGCCGAGTTAGTTAAAAACCCACCTCCTGGCCACAGGGGCTGGCTGGCACCGGGGAGCGCTGGCAAGGAGCAGCAGCTTCCCACCACGCACCTTTGCATTTTGCCAGGTATTTCTTGTTCCTTTAATGAATACACTGATATAAGTTAAAAATCTATTGTTTTTTAAGCTGTGTATGTTAATCGGTTATGTGTAGATCCCAAACTCTGGCTCCATGCTTGCCGGCCCCTCGCTGGCCCCTGGCACGGGCAGGGTGGAGGAGATGTGTACCGCTGGGACCCAACACCGGAGCGGCACGGGAGCGGGTCGGGAAGAGGCACAGCTCTGTTAGACCATAATTAACTTTTGGTAACTTAAAAGTGGACTTTTAGGTAGTTTTTCTTAAGTTTAAAGCCTTTGATTCATCATCCTTGCGAAGTGGCCCTTGGCCTCCCTGCTACAGGGGGGACAGTGACGGTGCTCAGGGTAAGGACACAGCGCCCAGCCTTCGGCATCTGCTCCACCTCCGCGGCTCAAGGACCCTCACCAAAGCCAGCATCCAGACGTGCGTACGGCACTTTGCATTTGGCTTCCCTGCAGCGAGCCTGGGACAGCCACCGGGCCATCTCCACGGCCCCTGCACGGCCCAGCTGCCTCAACACATATAGGAAACAAGATTATCTGGTGTATAAGGAGCAGTGACAGGTCAGACGCACTACGTAGGTGCTGTGCCAGAGGTGAAGCTGCCATCCGCACAGGGAGAGAGCGTTTCTCACCCCTTCCCTCATTagtatttctttcactgtcaGCCTCATCGCTGGCAGAGTTTGCTGGGAGCCTGCAGACCCCGTGATACCGACTGGAAGAAAAACTGGGGACTTCTGGACTTAGCAGGTCAGCCTTTGTCGCCGCAGTGATTTTTGCACAGTGCAAGTTCTGTTCTTGGCCAGCTAAATCGCACCTCGGCAGCACTTGAAAGAAACCTGCCCCTTTTGCTTTGCCTACCCTTTCCCCACATGCATCTCCAGACCCATTATGGATTTCAAGGGACAGAAACATTCATTATTCAGACACAGAAGGTGCGGAAGATGGAGCAGGCTTTCCCCTAGATGGCTGGGACAAAGCTGttttgctcaaagcaggatgACCTGCCGTCTTCCCCCTCTTTAGTGACTCTCTTGTGCTCAGACCATGTGTGGTTACACGCCCAGTTCTGCAGGGACACACAGACAAGCCACAGCCACGTCCACACAAAGGTGTGCAGCTGCATACACTCAGCAGCAAGTGTGCAAATTCTCCTGACCATCACCTTACTGAATATTAGCACATCAGAGCAAATGAAAGCCCGTGGCTTGAACCCGGAGCCTCCCTTGCCGGCTGGGCAGAGCTCCCAGGCTATCAAACGTGTTTGTGGAGTTCACTGTGGGCAGGACAGTGACTGCAGAAGTAACAGTGACCGAGACACCCCAGACCTCCCCACCAGCACCGTGTGCTTGGGTGGAAAGTGGTTACGTGAGTGACTTGCTCCAGGCTTGTTGGGACGTTAGAGAcgtttgttctctttctttcctcttcttcttgtATGTGCAACCTTACGGTACGGTGgcatcctgccctgctcctgtcATCTCCTCAAGCCCCTTTCCTCAGGATCCCTGCCTCCCCTTGCCACCAAGCTGCCTTCTGTCTTTGCTTCCACCGGAGAGGATGCAGCAGAGAGGACAAGGTTCGTGCAGAGGAGACACTTTCCTGCTTCCCTTGCCCACACTCAGGCAGTGCAGGAGCACATACACTGTTCTGCAGACGGACAGCTCGGGTCTCGCTGCCCTGTCGGAGGAATTACTGTTTGGCACAGGgtaggcagcagctggaggggtCCCACGGTCCGGTCGAACGCACAGAGCTGTAGGTGAGTCCTGACTTCAGTCCTTAAAGCAACCTACGctccagcaaaacaaagaaacaaagactaaAACAGAAAGCCCTTTTCAAGGGTATTGCCTCATCCAGTCCTTCCAAGCTCAGGAGCCGTGTTTCTAACGGAGAAGCCAAccactggaaacaaaaataaaatgttccttttctgtagcttttaCAGGAtatagctgggaaaaaaaaccaaaacaaaaccaaaaaacccaaaacaaaaaaggagattGTCTCTTTTCCCCTCGTAAAAATCATCAGTAGctaagtcaggaaaaaaaaacgtTCAAGTTATGggttgcagcagcagccaacACTAAACATTCAAGTCGATAATTTCACTATGTACATTATGGGTGAGACACGGCCCTGCCCGCTGGGACTCCCTTCTCCAGTGCCGCTGCCACGAGCCGTTATCTGATCCGCTTCTCCACTGAGTACACCGAGATGTAGTAGTCATTGCTTCCGACTGCCAGATGAGGCTGTGGAAAGAGCAAATCGGGGATAAACGTACAGGTGTCACGCGGTAATGAGAGGCACATCACAGGCAAAATGGTAATGGTCGACATTTTCAGCAGTAACGCCCAGATGCTCGAAAGCTCTTAAGTGCATCTGCCAACGCAGCTCTGACGACATTTCTGCCAGCACCTACATCGTCCCAGCGAGTTATATGCCCATTTCAGCCAGAGGGAAAAATTATGGTGACTATTAGTTGCCA from Aquila chrysaetos chrysaetos chromosome 5, bAquChr1.4, whole genome shotgun sequence carries:
- the CHMP6 gene encoding charged multivesicular body protein 6, which codes for MGNLFGRKRRSRVTEQDKAVLQLKQQRDKLKQYQKRISLNLERERALARQLLKEGKKEKAMLLLKKKRYQEQLLDKTENQISNLERMVQDIEFTQIEMKVIEGLKIGNECLNKMHQVMSIEEVERIIGETQDAVEYQRQIDEILAGSLTEEDEDAILEELNAITQEQMELPEVPSEPLPEKIPEASPVKNRPKPELVAAS